A stretch of DNA from Triticum dicoccoides isolate Atlit2015 ecotype Zavitan chromosome 2A, WEW_v2.0, whole genome shotgun sequence:
atgttaatgataatgttcatgatgatgttcaacctagtaatgataatgatatagaaattgaacctggtgttgatcttgataacccacaatcaaagaatcaacgttatgataagaaagactttgttgctaggaaacatggtaaagaaagagaaccatgggttcagaaacccatgccttttcctcccaaaccatccaagaaaaaggatgatgagaattttgagcgctttgctgaaatgattagacctatcttttttgcgtatgcgattaactgatatgctcaaaatgaatccttatgctaagtatatgaaagatattgttacaaataaaagaaagataccagaagctgaaatttccacaatgcttgctaattatacttttaagggtggaataccaaagaaacttggagatcccagtgtacccactataccatgctccattaaaagaaactatgttaaaactgctttatatgatcttggagccggtgttggtgttatgcctctctctttatatcgtagacttgatttgaataagttgacacctactgaaatatctttgcaaatggatgataaatcaactgctatacctgtcggtatttgtgaggatgtgcctgttgtagttgcaaacgttactattttaacggactttgttattcttgatattctcgaggatgatagtatgtctattattcttggaagaccctttttgaatattgtaggggttgttattgattgcactaaaggcaatgtcacttttcatgttaatggtaatgagcatacggtacactttccgaggaaacaacatcaagttcatagtatcaactctattggaaaaattccatcgattatatttgaaggttttgaatttcctcttcctactgtcaagaagaaatattcttattattggggatgtgcatatccccgttgaggtaacatagtgttattcgaaatttctccggttccatgttattcggaatgagttcgttaacaagacttgatcaaccttcttagtggattccttttgatgatcatgagatggatgcaaTTAgagagcacaaccttctgtaccccatttttactttctgttatttatattaaataaaataaaaataagtattttctgtctgttatctgattatccgtgcaatataaaaataccccgaaaataaaagttctccaaatgccctgaaatttaaatatgattttttctagaatatttgagaatatttggcagtgagaacatagcaggggggtcaaccacctgcccacgagggtggagggcgtgccccctgcctcgtgggcccaggtggcccccctccacttatcctttcacccatacacttctttTTCCTCCCCAAACAGGAATAACcatctcaaacccgagtccaagctcattttgctgccattttcgatctccttgctcaaagcacctctcacaaaactgcttggggagattgtttcttgaaaatgatgaagagacttttgaggggctcatcgagccgaagctcgaaggaaaaggcaccgaagcctaagtataatctgcctcgcaccgcggagttcGGGcgagtgaatggccttccgatgatttcttgagagcagccgggatttatgaagattttcatgaattggctaagaatgcaggcctcactgctttccttcacgaccaatgcgatcagtatctcttactcacaaatatctttgtgcaaaactttcatttccattctaggagctcaccacctatggtggagttttatttatatgatgagcataaggagatgtcactttatgatttttgtcgggtttgtttagtcccttttgagggcaagacagaagaaccacatcgcgatgatgtggacgggtttattgatactatcactgtaggggaaacaagaaaggtttctgatgcacaaatcactagcatacattttcctgttttacgttattttgcattatttgctagtcgttgtttaattggtcgtgaaaactgtggaaaccttagtatccctgatattattattttgctccacggtttatatggtgataactctgttagtatgggcagcattattgccaaacagttaagtctgaaccgtaccaagggccccatctttggaggcatctatgcttcacgcctagttgcacattttaacatacctattaggcattatgagaatgaagaaaaagtgctgcatcgtgtttatttagattataaaagtatggtggcacatgattttattgttaagaatagggaaggagagcttaaatacaaattgttcttcaataaacatcatcctgagactattatcctgcctgctccttctttgtgtgATTTATTTGCAGGacggtaccttgttccgttagaggctattcacgcctaccggaaccctgcaccagccatggagacagagccggaaccacaagttgatccttcacgacagtctaattaccagtgggatccggagatgattgccagccagtggcaaccggagtcttcttcttcatctcagtacgaccccaacttctactacggatatcagccaggccagccgtggccatagaccaacttaggccaaaagcctaagcttgggggagtacgtatttcccaccgacattacatttatgttcacacactcattgctagttgtcggtgctcatactttctcattgtatcatccatgctagtttatttttcttttcatgctttcttcttgtgtgtttaataaaacttaagaaaaacaaaaaaaattagttgtagctttaattagtttactttccatgtttgtagtagtaattaaaaagaaaacccaaaaagatttcatgttcttcttttgcttgttgggagctctcccgtgtaaatagttttatttcttttattttcttttgggggtcgataggagaagaccataattaaattgttgaagtggctcttatatgcattattgttgatctgacaaaagagcccatattgccttgtcttctcctgtttattgaatgcttgcagattccagcttagtccaatgcacgtgcactattattattattcacactattcggtcgtgcaagtgaaaggcaattatgacaatatatgatggactgactgagatgagaaaagctggtatgaactcgacctttttttgtttttgtaaatatgattagttcatcattcctgattcagcctattatgaataaacatgtttgcaatgacaactagagatcatagttccttgtcccatgcttgattagctaggagcttataatggtttaccttgcgtgccaacatgctattaaaatggttgtgatgtggtatgatagggtggtatcctcctctgaatgatttaagtgacttgacttggcgcatgttcacgcatgtagttgaaacaaaatcaacatagccttcacgatatttatgttcatggtggattatatcctactcatgcttgcactcggtgttgattaattttaatgcatgttcatgactgttgtcgctctctagctagtcgcttcccagtcttttgctagccttcacctgtactaagcgggaatactgcttgtgcatccaatcccttaaaccccaaagttattccatatgagtccaccatacctacctatatacggtatctacctgtcgttccaagtaaatttgtatgtgccaaactctaaaccttcaaataaatatcttgttttgtatgctcgaatagctcatgtatcaactagggttgtctgtatcttctatgttaggcgggttattctcaagaggagaggactccgctcctcactcacgagataaatggctggtcaccgggatgcccagtcccatgctttatgcaaactaaatcaaaataattgcaaacaaaactcccatgggactcttgttagttggaggcactcgttgtttcgagcaagccatggattgatgcttgttggtggaagggggagtataaactttaccattctgtttgggaaccgcctataatgtgtgtagcatggaagatatcaccatctcttggttgttatgttgacaatgaaagtataccgctcaaaaatattattcacctctgtttcaaaaccgagctctggcacctctacaaatctctacttcctTCTGCGACGGgcctacctatttacttttatattgagtcgtcatcctcttattaaaaagcaccagttggagagcaccgctgtcatttgcattcattattgttagtttacattgagtaggacttgactggatctcttttaccatgaattacaatgtctagtcagtccttggtctttaaaggtgctctgcatttatgttttgcggtcttagaaagggctagcgagataccatcttgttatattatattatgattgttttgagaaagtgttgtcatccgagatttattattattgctcgctagttgattatgccattgatatgagtaaacttgagacctaagcgttattgtgaatgtggttagttataatctttgctgaaaacttgaatgttggctttacatatttacaacaacaagagcaaacagattttgtaaaagtttttctttatcactttcagtttatcaactgaattgcttgaggacaagcaaaggtttaagcttgggggagttgatacgtctccgtcgtatctacttttccaaacacttttgcccttgttttggactctaacttgcatgatttgaatggaactaacccggactgacactgttttcagcagtattaccatggtgttatttatgtgcagaaacaaacgttctcggaatgacctgaaacttcacggagcaactttttggaaaatataaaaaatacctgcaaaagatgaaggccaggggcccaccacctgtcaacgagggtgggggcgcgcccccctacctcgcggcccccctggtgcctctctgactccaactccaactccatatattgtgtttcggggagaaaaaaaccagagagaagaattcatcacgttttacgatacggagccgccgtcaagccctaaaacctcttgggagggctgatctggagtccgttcggggctccagataggggaatccgtcgccatcgtcatcatcaaccatcctccatcaccaatttcatgatgctcaccgccgcgcgtgagtaattccatcgtagacttgctggacggtgatgggttggatgagatctatcatgtaatcgagttagttttgttagggtttgatccctagtatccactatgttctgagattgatgttgctatgactttgctatgcttaatgcttgtcactagggcccgagtgccatgatttcagatctgaacctattatgttttcatcaatatatgagagttcttgatcctatcttgtaagtctatagtcacctattatgtgttatgattcgttaaccccgaagtgacaataatcgggaccactctcggtgatgaccgtagtttgaggagttcatgtattcactatgtgttaatgctttggtctggttctctattaaaaggaggccttaatatcccttagtttccgtaaggaccccgctgccacgggaggataggacaaaagatgtcatgcaagttcttttccataagcacatatgactatgttcggaatacatgcctacattatatcaatgaactggagctagttctgtgtcaccctaggttatgactgttacatgatgaaccgcatctgacataattctccatcaccgatccattgcctacgagctttccatatattgttctccgcttatttacttttccattgctattgctatcatcactacaaaataccaaaaacattacttttactactgttaccttttgttaccgttaccactactatcatattactttgctactaaacactttgttgcagatattaagtttctaggtgtggctgctaatacttgagagtattctttggctccccttgtgtcgaatcaataaatttgggttgaatactctaccctcgaaaaccgttgcgatcccctatacttgcgggttatcaaggctATATTTTACCATGCTCCCTGTACTGATAGTTAACATGAAATTTTCATTATGGAGTGTGTCATGGAGAAAGTTAAGACTTATAATATTACACAACATGATGGGTTTAGTGAGGGGTTATCTCCTGCTAGAGTTTGTGATTCATCTTTCCAAGGTCAAGCTGAAGAGGCAGGTCGGGCTTTGCTGACTGCTTCACCATATGGGACTCATTTGAGGATATGGGAATCTGTACAACCAAGAAGGATGAAGTTCTTCCTGAGGATTTATATCCCTGTGATGACCATGATAATGCTGATGGAAACAAGAGTATGGAGTATTATAAGAAGTTGCTGCTGTCTGTTGACTGCTCTGACTATGAGGATGAGATAAGTAAGGAAGAAGAGATGGTTGTTCTACCTACTAAAGCTGTTAAAATGATCAGTTCTTGTGGTCTGAAGAGGTCACTGATTACTTCTCTAGAGGAGGTGGTTGATACTGGAAAGCCTAAAAACACAAAGGTCAAGTAGGGCCCTGTTTTGTCTTAGAAACCACACATAGAGGGCATGGTAATGTTAACATCATGAAAAAAACTGCTGaatataaaagaaaagaaaactcgGAGGTACCTCAGACTTACAAAGGTAACTCATTTGCTATCCTTGACCCTGTTATCCTTGCTCAGCACACTGATAAAATTAGTTTGAAATTTGGTAATGATTCATGTTCTCAATCTAAGATTATTAATGATTTGATTGCTGATGAGAAGGGAAAATGCTTGATTTTTGCCAATAATAATCCTGAAATAGTTTTATCACCCAATTTGGACATTGATTTGAATGATGATAGCCATACTCCAGTTAGGTCTTCTCTCCCTATATCAGTGGGCACTGCTGATGTTCTGAGGGAATCACCTGCTGTTTTGACAAAAGTTAAGCCTTATGGCTTCTCTCACCCATTCAAATAGCTTAATTATGATTGGTCTCATTTGGAATATTAGAGGATTGGGTCAAGCTAGGAAAATTCAGTGCCTTTGTGATACTATTGCTAAAGCTAATCCTGATTTCATTGGGTTTTAAGAAACTAAAAGAGAACTTATATCTGAGGGTTTCCTCGAGGCTTTAGACAAAAAGAATATATTTAGTTGGCATTTTTTGCCTGCTTTGAAAATTGCTGGTGGTATTTTAGTAGGGTTTAAGAATGATTTGTTTGAGGTGATTGGGTTTTCTAACAAAGAGTTTGGAGTGGTTTCTACTATTAGGTCCAAAATTTATAATCTTGTGTGGCAGTTAGTTGTGGTATATGGTTCTTCATATCCTGAATTTAAACTGGACTTTATTGCTGAGTTACATGACATTTTGGGAGCTATGTCCTATCCTGTGTTGATTTGTGGTGATTTTAATTTAGTTAGACAGTAGACTGACAAAAGCAGTGGGATCATTAACTCTCACATTACCTTTTTGTTCAATGATTGGGTGAATAGGTGGGGCTTGTTGGAGATTCCTATCTCCAATAGGACATTTACTTGGTCTAATAATCAGAGCAACCCAATCTTTGTTGTCCTTGATAGGATTTTCACTTCTGTGGATTGGGTTCCTTGATTGCTCTCCCTAGGGTGGGAAGTGACCACACCCCCTTGGTCTTGGATACTGGGGCTAGGAAACTCTCTAGTCCAAAAATGTTTAGATTTGAAAAATGGTGGTTATCCCAACCTGGGTTCTCCCAGTTAGTTCATGATGTATGGTTGGCTAATGGGGATCCTAGATCCTCTACTGAAAATTGGATGTGCAAGACCAGGATCCTTAGGAAAGTCATTAAGGGGTGGAGTATCAATATTGAGGCTGctatgaagaaaaagaaaaaatcccTCCTTATGGAGTTTGATATCCTAGATGTGCTCTCTGAGAGTAATCCTCTTTCTACTAGTGATTATGGGAGAATGAATCAGATCAAAACTGAGCTGGAGAAAATTTGGAAGAAGGAGGAAATTGCCTTATGGCAGAGATCCAGAGATAGGAAAATCCTGGAAGGTGATCGTAATAATGCCTATTTTATGGCCCTGACTAATCATAGACACCGCAAAAACCATTTAACAGAATTGAATGGGCTTGATGGCCCTGTCACTTCCACTTCAGATATGTTATCTGTTGCTACTACCTTTTATAAGAGGTTATTCTCTTTTGAACCCAAACCTGACATTCATCTAGACTCAAATTTCTGGGATGAATGTGAGATGATTAATGAAGAAGATAGAGCTGTCCTTGAGAGACCCTTTTCTGAGGAGGAAATTAGAGATGCTATCATGAGTTCTTATGCAGGGGGGCTCCTGGCCCGGATGGTCTCTCCTTTATTTTTTATCAAAAATTCTGGGATTTGATTAAACATGACTTTATGTGGATGGTTAGAGATTTTGAAAATGGTAACCTTGATGTTTCCAGGTTGAATTTTTCTATTATCACTCTTATTCCTAAAGTTACTAATGCTAAAGACCTGAAGAATTTCAGACCTATTAGCCTTGGTAACTGCTCTGTTAAGATTTTTTCCAAAGCTATGAATACTAGGGCCTCTCCCATTTGTGACAGGATTATTTCTCAGAACCAAACTGCTTTCATAAAAGGGAGATTTATCCTAGAAAGTGTGGTTATGGCCCATGAAGTGATCCATGAAATTCATAGAACAGGGGCTAGTGGGTTGGTCTTGAAACTTGATTATGAGAAAGCCTATGATAAAGTGAATTGGGATTTTCTTGTGGAAATGCTCAGATCTAGAGGTTTTGGGGATAAATGGATTGGGTGTGTGTGTAGTTGCTTACACCAAGGGACTTTTTTTGTTAGGATTAATGATACCAATGGTCCCCACTTTGTTGGTGGAAAAGCTCTTAAATAAGGAGATCCTTCATCTCCTTTACTTTTAAATTTGGTAGCTGATGTCTTTTCTAAGATGCTGAAGAAAGCTGCTAGTCAGGATTTGATCAAAGGGCTTTTACCTCATGTAATCCTAGGAGGTGTGGTCAGCTTGCAGTATGACGATGATACATTGCTTTTCTTAGAAGCATCTGTGGAACATGCTAGGAACCTCAAATGGGTCTTGTCCTGTTTTGAAAAACTTTCTGGTTTGTGtattaattttcataaaagtgatCTTCATACTATCCATATTGATGAGGAGACTTCTAAGGAGTTTGCTCAAATCTTTTGCTATCAAATTGGGGATTTTCCCTTCAAGTATTTGGGTGTTCCATTGCATTATAAGAAACTCAGAAGGGAGGACATCCAACCTATTATTGATAGGATCATTAGGAACATTGCTGGATGGTTGGGGGAGGAATTTATCTTATAGAGGGAAGCTTATTCTACTTACCACCTGCATTGCCAGCATCCCTACCTACTTGATGTCCATGATGAAATTTCCTAAATGGGCAATTGATGCCATTACATCTCAGATGTCTCACTTCTTTTGGGGCAATGTAAGTGGGAATCATAAATACCATTTGGCCAATTGGGGGATGATCTCCCAAAAAAAAGAATGGGGTGGTTTGGGTGTCCCTAATCTTAGGGAGTTTAATATGTCATCGTTAGCTGCTTGAAGTAAGCATTTTTTTATAATAGAGATAGTGATTGGAAAATATTACTTAGGTTTAAATATAATGCGGACAAATCTAACATTCTCTGGTCCAAAACTGGGGTGGGCTCCCCTTTTTGGAAGAGCATCACCTGGGCTTTTCAGTTGCCAATTTTTTTTATAAGTGGGTTCCTGGGAATGGTAGGAATGTGTCATTTTGGCATGACACATGGATTGATGATTATTTGCTCAAAACTAGGTTCTGAGATTTGTACGTTATCTGTGAGCAACGAGATGCTTCCCTGGGCAACAAGATGCTTCTGTGGCCCAAGTGTGGGATGGTTTTAACTTGCAGTTGACTTTTAGGAGATGTGTAGATGAATATACTTTAAATTTGTGGAAAGAAATGCTAGACTTGGTGAGGGTTTTTTGTCCTTCTAATGATTTGGATAAACCTGTTCGGTCCTTATaaagtactacctctgtccgggtttattaggccccttAGTATTTTGAGCCAAAATTTGACCATCCATATTccaaataaaatataaaatatatgcTACAAAAGGTACACGGTTAGATTTGTATTTGAAAGGGCTTTCCGACGGTGTAATTTTTTTGACATATAGTTTATATTTTATTACTTAAATTTATTGGTCAAATTTTAGCCCAAAATGAGagggggcctaataaacccggacggagggagtaaggaGGTATATTCTGTGAAATCACTTTATAAGATGATCAATTTTGGGGATGTGACTTATGTCTGAAAAGATTATATTTGGAGAATCGAAGTTCCTCCAAACATACATGTGTTTCTTTGGTTAATGGTGCACAACAAAAGTTTGACTAGAGATAATCTGTCAAAACGACAACATGTAGATGATTTGACATGTGTTTTCTACAATGAGCTGGAAAGTATACAACATCTGTTCTTTGACTGTGTTGTTGTCCGACAAGTCTGGGGAGTGATGTCTGAATGTGTTGATATACCTATACCTGGCACTTTTAGTTCATTTTTCTCCTTCTggaagaagaagaaatattatgATGCTGTTAATTTAGTTTCTGCTGCTACCTTATGGAGCTTATGGTTGCTTCGAAATGTGTTTGTTTTCCAGGGAAGAAAGTGGTGAAATATCAGGTGTGTGCTGGATTTGGTGGGGAAACATACTCATCAATGGAAGGTGCTATGTACGGGCTCCCAAGCTGCGCTACTCCTTCGATGCTTTGAGGCTGCTCGACCATCATCGCGGGGAACTGCTTAGGATCGCCTGGCGTGTTGATGATGATGGGGTAGTTAGATAATGGAGCTGGTGCTCATGTATCTCTGTTGTCTTGGCCTCCCTTTTGGTTTTTAGCTGGACTAGCTTCAATGCGAGAGACGTTTTCTCCTTTAGTTCTGTAATAAATCTGCTGCAGCTACTTATGGCTTGAGCCGAGAGCTGTTAACAGTCCTGTGTTGGTTTCGCCTTTGCTTTTTAATAAAAGTTGGGGGGAAGCCGCATTGGGAGCTTGAGAAAGGAAGGAGCGCGAACAACACCGGCAGCCGCATTGGGAGGCTGAGAAAAATGTATGTGCTGGCGGAAGGAGGATGCATGACGGCATGAGCGGATGAGCCGCCGGTGCCGATGTACGTGCACCACGTCCTGCTCCCCTACGGCGTTCCTGTTTTTTTGGGACTAAGACAAAGATGAAGATCCAGCAATAATATTGCTGAAGTCCTGATCCAATCATGTTCGGCCGAGCCCCCGCCAAGTTCTTCCACGGAACCTCGCGATACAAACCCCGCCTAGCTCTTGGCGGCTCATGGTTTTCCTTCGGCTTCAGGTTCATCATGCAAGAATAAGCAAGATGCTCCTACaatgcttttcttttcttttgagatGCACTGCCTGCTGAACGGCCGTCCATGGCAACAGAAGACGACGAGGTCACCAGGCGACAAGGATTTGTGCCAAGCTCCGGCCCACTATCTAACTACAACTGCCGGCGCATTAacacagccgcccaaaccaacggcAGGGAAAGCGTCGGAAGGACCAGAAATGAATCTCCAAGGACAATGAGAGGCATCGTCGGCGTGTGGGCAACATCAAACAGATGAGCGACATGTGCTCGATCGACGAGGCTACGTACGATCATCCAGCGCCCGGGCCTATATAAACCCGGAGCTAGCTAGCCACGGTTCAACCACCCCCACTGGCCACTGGCCACTTGGCTAGCCGCGCCCTGCACTTGCCGCAAAAACACACACGTGCGCATGGCTCCGTCTTTCCCTTCGTTGCCTCTCTTGGCCGTCCTTGTGATCCTGTGCGCCACCATGCCGGCGCTCCCTTCACCGTGTGGAGCCATGCTCGAGAACGTCGTCGTCCATGACCTGCTGATGCTGGGCAGGTTCCACCGGTGGATGTCCGCGCACAACCGCTCCTATGCCGGCGCCAGAGAGAAGCTACGCCGCTTCGAGGTGTACCGCAGCAACATGGAGTACATCGACGCCGCCAACGCGGCCGGCGAGCTCGGCTACGAGCTCGGAGAGAACGAGTTCACCGACCTCACCCACGAGGAGTTCATGGCGCGGTACACTGGAGGCGAATTCGTCAACAACGAGGACGGCGATTTTGTTGGTGACACGATCATCACCACTCTGGCCGGGGATGTCCACGAGGGGCGTGAAACAATGGAGGACGAGGATAGCCTGGGGGTGGGACTTCCTGAAAGCTGGGATTGGAACGAGCAGGGCTTTGTTACACCGGCTAAAAACCAACAGAAATGCGGTAAGGCTGCACAATTCCATGTTCAACTAATTCTACACCTTGATTCTACTAGGAAATCATTTCACTTGGGGTCCTCATGGTAATTAGCTTTTTGTGTCCGAAGCTCATGGAACCGGGTAATTAAGAGTTGACGACGCTCCTAAAAAATGGACATTTTAAACCGGTTTAAAGATTTGAGAATAAAGAATCAGCTCTCTATCcggcaaaaaagaaagaaagaaaagagaatcAGCTCTCTCTTGAGAGAGAAAAATGATAACAATACAATATGAACTAGTAGTACTAGCTAGTAGACACCCCTCGTGTTGCAGCCggattttgtgtcaaattttgctAACCCAAGATGAAAAACCTTTTATCTAGATATATGAGCAGCTGAACAATTTGTTAGTAATTTAATTAAGTAGTGCTATATGCAAACTTTGGAGCCACACACAGAAAAACTGATTGAGAGCCTGAAACGATGAGAAATAGGAAAGGGTCGAATTACGGTCCATCAGGACAACACTGGCCGGCGAATGACTGAAATACGTCACCAAGCTAGAACCAAATTGATTGTATACTGACATATACGCCCATCCAAAACACTATATATATAGTAAACCCATAAAAACATTATATATATTGCAGGAGCTTGTTGGGCATTTGCGGCAGTGGGAGCAGTTGAAAGCCAGCTGAAAAAGAAGACCGGGGAGCTACTGGATCTATCCGAGCAGGAGCTAGTCGACTGTGACTCGACACAAAAACCTGGCGGCTGCAAGGGTGGGAGTCCCTACAGGGCGTTTGAGTGGATCAAGAGCAAGGGGGGCATCATGAAGGAGGCCGAGTACCCATATGAGGCACAGCAGGGGCAATGCAGGACCAACGGGGACGCCATCCGCAGGGGGAAGATCTACCAGATAGGGATGATGAAATCAGAAGAAAGGTATCTGCAGGAAGCCGTGTACAAGAGGGGCCCGACGGCCGTCGGCATCGACTCGCGCGACCGCAATCTGCAGCACTTCAAGAGCGGCATCTACAAGGGGCCGTGTGGCACCGCACTGAACCACGGGGTGCTCGTGGTGGGATACGGGGCCAGGGATGGGGAGAAGTACTGGGTCGTCAAGAACTCTTGGGGGCAGACGTTTGGGGAGAATGGCTTCTTCCTCGTGAGCAGGGGAGCCGATGGAAAGGCCGGGCTGTGCGGTATCGCCATGAGAGCCGTCTACGCCCTCGTGTAGGGTAGCACACGCAACATCAgcccggcatgcatgcatgcatgcatgagatcgGTCGTCTTCTACATCGACCTTGTCTTGGCATGCATGATATATGCATGGCTTGGCTTGTACGTGTTGCCGAACAAGATGCGCCGCGTATGTCTTCTTTTTTATGTACTGCTAAGTGAAGAATGACGTAGGGAGCCATCGACCTCCCCTAGCGTGCGCGTGTGCCTTCTTTCATGTAaaccaatatctcctcctcgtaTGAAGGAGTCGTGT
This window harbors:
- the LOC119358219 gene encoding senescence-specific cysteine protease SAG39-like, producing the protein MGICTTKKDEVLPEDLYPCDDHDNADGNKSMEYYKKLLLSVDCSDYEDEISKEEEMVVLPTKAVKMISSCGLKRSLITSLEEVVDTGKPKNTKVKEESGEISGVCWIWWGNILINGRCYVRAPKLRYSFDALRLLDHHRGELLRIAWRVDDDGPRFNHPHWPLATWLAAPCTCRKNTHVRMAPSFPSLPLLAVLVILCATMPALPSPCGAMLENVVVHDLLMLGRFHRWMSAHNRSYAGAREKLRRFEVYRSNMEYIDAANAAGELGYELGENEFTDLTHEEFMARYTGGEFVNNEDGDFVGDTIITTLAGDVHEGRETMEDEDSLGVGLPESWDWNEQGFVTPAKNQQKCGACWAFAAVGAVESQLKKKTGELLDLSEQELVDCDSTQKPGGCKGGSPYRAFEWIKSKGGIMKEAEYPYEAQQGQCRTNGDAIRRGKIYQIGMMKSEERYLQEAVYKRGPTAVGIDSRDRNLQHFKSGIYKGPCGTALNHGVLVVGYGARDGEKYWVVKNSWGQTFGENGFFLVSRGADGKAGLCGIAMRAVYALV